A stretch of the Azorhizobium caulinodans ORS 571 genome encodes the following:
- a CDS encoding TonB-dependent receptor, giving the protein MIATLLATTALLVEGARSGSGARAQAGVQTTFNIPAGPLSRALAAFGRQSGTQVSYEAAIANGKTSPGFQGTATREQVIAQLLQGSGLVYSFSDATNVLITRPRPVSATTASDGSLLLDTINVEGQGINDWDAPPSYAGGQVATGARLGILGNVSIMDAPFSVTSYTSKLIQEQQAVTVADVVANDPSVRVFTNGISSSAGAGEVFFIRGFSVTNQSILIDGYGGISPDRLIPVETMERVEVLKGPNALLTGYTQYGSLGGSINVVPKRATDEPITRLTGSYISDGQLGTQIDWGRRFGPNKEWGVRVNGIFTDGDTSVDGQSARLGTGTLALDYRGADLRASLDAGYISQKTYAPTGAAGFGFVSDIAIPRAPDASKQIYQSWEYSGTNTAYALGKFEYDINSAWTVYGGIGGSTYRQSMLSTDILVVDPAGNATATAYYSPINGNSTSAQAGIRGEFATGPIGHKINLNTSYLYQSLNQESNYYGFYAFDTNIYNAPTVARPSTFGFSDDPPRYWNINAPAVTLTDTLSILDERVLFTAGVRYQQIKVDVFNPDGSISQAYDEQAVTPAFGLVLKPFDRMSLYANYIQGLQQGPIAYQGTVNAGEVFPPMMTEQVEAGIKYDFGAFTATASIFQITKPSSIISTNAAGESVFSVNGEQRNRGVEVNVFGELSRGLRLLGGVAYTQGTLTQTADRLYDGNAAVGVPNWQTNIGIEWDPEPVAGLTLWGRMLATSSQYVNQANTQQIPSWIRFDLGTQYKTHAFGNPLALRFAVENVFDKSYWAAVNDGWVSTGLPRTFKFSAVMDF; this is encoded by the coding sequence ATGATCGCCACGCTGCTCGCGACCACCGCGCTTCTGGTGGAGGGAGCGCGCAGCGGAAGCGGTGCCCGCGCGCAGGCCGGTGTCCAAACCACCTTCAACATTCCCGCCGGCCCATTGAGCCGAGCCCTTGCGGCCTTCGGGCGGCAATCGGGCACGCAGGTTTCCTACGAAGCCGCGATCGCGAACGGCAAGACCTCGCCCGGGTTCCAGGGAACCGCGACGCGCGAGCAGGTGATCGCACAGCTTCTCCAAGGGTCGGGGCTCGTCTACTCCTTTTCCGACGCGACGAACGTCCTGATCACCCGGCCGCGCCCCGTCAGCGCGACCACGGCGAGCGATGGCTCGCTTCTCCTCGATACGATCAATGTGGAAGGGCAGGGGATCAACGATTGGGATGCCCCGCCGTCCTATGCCGGGGGGCAGGTCGCAACGGGCGCGCGGCTCGGAATCCTCGGAAATGTCAGCATCATGGACGCGCCCTTCAGCGTCACCAGCTACACGTCCAAGCTGATCCAGGAGCAGCAGGCCGTGACGGTGGCCGACGTGGTGGCGAATGATCCGTCCGTGCGGGTCTTCACCAACGGCATCAGTTCCTCCGCCGGCGCGGGTGAAGTCTTCTTCATCCGCGGCTTCAGCGTCACCAACCAGAGCATCCTGATTGACGGCTACGGTGGGATTTCTCCCGATCGCCTCATCCCGGTGGAAACCATGGAGCGTGTGGAGGTGCTGAAGGGCCCGAACGCGCTTCTGACGGGCTACACCCAATATGGTTCCCTTGGCGGGTCGATCAATGTGGTTCCCAAGCGCGCAACGGACGAGCCGATCACGCGCTTGACCGGCAGCTATATTTCCGATGGCCAGCTCGGCACCCAGATCGATTGGGGAAGGCGTTTCGGTCCCAACAAGGAATGGGGCGTGCGGGTCAACGGCATCTTCACGGACGGGGACACGTCCGTGGACGGCCAGTCCGCCCGCCTCGGGACCGGCACCCTTGCGCTGGACTACCGCGGAGCGGACCTGCGTGCGAGCCTTGATGCCGGATATATCAGCCAGAAGACCTATGCTCCGACCGGCGCGGCCGGCTTCGGCTTTGTCTCGGACATCGCCATCCCGCGCGCGCCGGACGCCAGCAAGCAGATCTACCAAAGCTGGGAGTATTCCGGCACGAACACCGCCTATGCGCTCGGCAAGTTCGAGTATGACATCAACTCAGCTTGGACGGTCTATGGCGGGATCGGCGGCAGCACCTACAGGCAATCGATGCTGTCCACGGACATCCTTGTGGTCGATCCGGCGGGGAATGCAACGGCCACGGCCTATTACAGCCCCATCAACGGCAATTCGACCTCCGCTCAGGCGGGCATTCGCGGGGAGTTCGCGACCGGCCCCATCGGACACAAGATCAATCTCAACACCTCATACCTGTACCAGTCCCTGAATCAGGAAAGCAACTATTACGGCTTCTACGCCTTCGACACGAATATCTACAACGCCCCGACCGTCGCTCGCCCCTCGACCTTCGGATTCAGCGACGACCCGCCGAGATACTGGAATATTAACGCACCTGCCGTCACCCTGACGGACACGCTCTCGATCCTTGACGAGCGCGTCCTCTTTACTGCCGGGGTACGCTATCAGCAGATCAAGGTGGATGTGTTCAATCCCGATGGAAGCATCTCGCAGGCCTATGATGAACAGGCGGTCACTCCCGCCTTCGGCCTCGTGCTGAAGCCCTTCGACCGGATGTCGCTGTACGCCAACTACATCCAGGGCCTCCAGCAGGGACCGATCGCCTATCAGGGCACGGTGAATGCCGGCGAGGTGTTCCCGCCGATGATGACGGAGCAGGTGGAGGCCGGCATCAAGTATGATTTCGGCGCCTTCACCGCCACCGCCAGCATTTTCCAGATCACCAAGCCCAGCAGCATCATCTCGACCAATGCAGCGGGCGAGTCCGTCTTCAGCGTCAATGGCGAACAACGCAACCGGGGCGTGGAGGTCAACGTCTTCGGCGAGCTTTCGAGGGGGCTGCGTCTCCTCGGCGGCGTCGCCTACACGCAAGGCACGCTGACCCAGACCGCGGACCGGCTCTATGACGGCAACGCCGCGGTCGGCGTACCCAACTGGCAGACCAATATCGGCATCGAATGGGATCCGGAACCGGTTGCCGGCCTCACCTTATGGGGCCGGATGCTGGCCACCAGTTCCCAATATGTGAACCAGGCGAACACCCAGCAGATCCCGAGCTGGATCCGCTTCGATCTCGGGACGCAGTACAAGACGCACGCATTCGGTAATCCACTCGCCTTGCGTTTCGCGGTGGAGAACGTCTTCGACAAGAGCTACTGGGCGGCCGTGAACGATGGGTGGGTCTCGACCGGGCTTCCGAGAACCTTCAAGTTCTCGGCCGTGATGGACTTCTGA